The segment TTGTATTTTACCCCTCTTAGGTTGTTTGGTATTGCTCTGGAATAGCTGGCTTGTTTCTCCAATTATTCATTCTATGCTAAACTGATAGTTGGGGATTGTGTTACCACCCTACTGCAATTGTTTTAAGTAGAGATGTGTTTTCATTCCTGAAAAATGCTTAATTGTTGGCTTTACATGTTAAAATCGTTGCAGACCTGGGTAATTGTGTAGTGTGTGCTTCTCAAAATGGCACTCTAGATACTCCAGTGTGACTTTCTTAGCTTTCATTCCCCACACACATTCTTAACATACTTCATTACTGCATTGATTGGCTGTAGATATAGATACATAGGGTTTTAATTTAGTCTGTTTTATCCTAAATTGAGGGTAGCATGGTATCAGAGTGCAGTTTGGAATACATCTGCCATACCATCCTGTAATCATCACTTAATATAACATTTCTGTGTTCTTGCTATGGACTAATTGTTCTTCAAATTCTCCTCAATATTTGTAGGACTATTACAtgacatttcttttttttctttcttttttttagtaGCACTTTCTGGATATTTGTATGGTTTACTTGATCAGTGCAAGTTGCAGCTTAATGAGTTAATTTAGGTGATATCAGCTATGAGACTAATTCAAAGCACAATAAGGTTGTGGCAGATAGTGTCTATGCCTTCTAGATTTCTGTTGTGGCTGCATTTGCCCTCTAGTCCTGGAATATGGATTCTCTTTCTCCTGTCTTGTAGGACGATGGCATCCATTTCCGAGCGCACTTTCATTACCATCAAGCCTGATGGAGTCCAGCGGGGAATAGTGGGAGAAATCATCAAAAGATTTGAACAGAAGGGTTTCAAATTAGTGGCCATGAAATTAATACATGTGAGTTTCCCTCGTTTCTTTATTTATCCTTTATGTATAGAATGTAATCATATTTAGAGCAGGCTGGTGTACTTCACTCCGTGAAATATCTattgtaatatttttaaatgaaattttagaAATATCAAATGTCAAATTTTATGTCTGGATATTTTTGGAGACTTTCTATCATTCAGCTGTAGTTAAATGGTTTTGACATCCCAAGCAACCTAATTTTAGTAAGATGATGCCTTAGTCTGAGGAGAATATTCTTATAGGTGCCATTTACACTTAATAGGCATCTGTTGTACATCTACAGCAAAAATTGATTTCTTCTCAATTGGATACTGCTGAAACAATCTTGCTGagttaatttatattttaaattcataTAAACATAACACATCTAGCCAGTTGCTAAAAGCACTAATTTTTAAAGCGCATGCCTGTTTAAGGATTAATAGTGCTCTGTGGTTAATCTCTTGTGATTTAAAGATGCTCTTAAGTTCTTAGAGTAAATTACCTTTTTTTTGCAGGCCTCTGAAGACCTTCTGAAAGAACATTACATTGATCTGAAAGATCGGCCATTCTATGCTGGTTTGGTTAAATATATGCACTCTGGACCTGTTGTAGCTATGGTAAACTTTTAAACTGGCTTAAGAAAAACTAAAAAGTTGATGTGTCTTGTTTCATAACTTTGTTACATATTGAAAATGATACTACCTGTAAATGTAGTTTCATGTACAAATGTTTccctttaacttttttttaatagtttcttTTTTCCTATTGCAATGTGCCAAGCAGCAGGGGATGTGAACAGTGGTAAACTGACTGCAAAAAGTGCTGTCACATTCACAAAATAAGCAACTGGAAAAAAGAACAGTGAAATATTTAATGTTTCAAGTAGAGAAATCTTGTATTTCAGATTTACACTGCAAAATCATAGACTAAACTAGGTAAATGTgacctttttttaaagaatctcCGCTATGAGTTGCCCCTGTATACATCCATTCTTCACTAAAGTTGTTGATGTTTGTAGGAGCTGATGTGTTGTAAGTCTTcctattccctgctcttaaggcatgtgcaaaataataataaataataataatagcgcAAATGGAAATCAGCCATGGGGAAAAATTCCCTGCTATAAGTTGtgttgctataagtccaagttttttggaacatatcttggacttaaaTACTTTAGAGGTATAGGCTCACCTCGCTATGAGATCCCTGTGAGATTTTATGAGTTTAAGAAATTTTGAAATGGGATGCTTACCTGTTTGTTACACGTAAATCTGTTCAGTAGTACCCTCATGCTTTGGCTAGCAGTCAGCAGAAATTACAATAGCTTCTTGGAGACAGTTTCACTCCAATCCTTCAATGCCTTGCTTACAAATTCTTTGAAAAGGGGGACTTAACACCCACCCGGTAATGGGATCAAGTTGAATAACTTTGCCAACTCTCACTGTGTTAGTTACAGTTTGGATTCTGTAATCGtaatggatttattttatttttaaggtgtGGGAAGGTCTTAATGTGGTTAAGACTGGCAGA is part of the Pelodiscus sinensis isolate JC-2024 chromosome 20, ASM4963464v1, whole genome shotgun sequence genome and harbors:
- the NME1 gene encoding nucleoside diphosphate kinase A; translation: MASISERTFITIKPDGVQRGIVGEIIKRFEQKGFKLVAMKLIHASEDLLKEHYIDLKDRPFYAGLVKYMHSGPVVAMVWEGLNVVKTGRVMLGETNPADSKPGTIRGDFCVQVGRNIIHGSDSVESAETEINLWFTPEELVEYTSCAHQWIYE